The genomic segment CAGCTGTGTGCCCTGGTGGGGACTCAGCCTCCGCCTGGCAGAAGGGGCCCTTTCCTGTCACCTGCACAATGGCACCTGTGGACTAGTGGCTTCCCAGCATAGAGGGTTTAAAGCATTTGGGAAGTTAACACCCAGGAAGGCTGTGGGTCGGCCTGGCATAGTGGGCTGGTGAGCTGGTACACTGTCAGCTGCTGGCATACAGGAAAGatagagaggggagggagggaggtgcaaAATCACTGTCGCTACTGCTAGACAGAGACCGATGAAAGAGAGAACCCAGGCTGGATGGGCAAAACGTGGCCTCACCAGACTCCCAGAGCCTGAACAGGGTGTGTGGCTGAGAAACCCAGATTCTGGTGCCAGATTGCCTAGTGAGAAGCCTGGCACCACTGGGTTGGGTTAGtgcactttttcctttttttttttttgagatggagttttgctcttgtcatccaggctagattgcaatggtgcaatctcggctcactgcaacttctgcctcctgggttcaagcaattctcctgcctcagctgctggagtagctgggattacagatgtgggacactaagcctggctaatttgtgtatttttagcagagacagggttttaccatgttggccaagctggtctcaaacttctgacctcaggtgatctgcctgcctcagtctcccaaagtgctgggattacaggcatgagccaccacaggaGGCCAGGTTAGTGCACTTCCGTGAGCCTGAGTGCCCTCCTTGAAACGGGGACATTATTACCAAGCCTCTTAAGGTCACTCTTTCCACACATACTGGAGAGTCTActgtgtcaggcattgttctagggcATTGTTAGGATTTAGTGGTCCCCAGCAGAACTCAGTCAATTCCAGCTCCTGTTCCTATTAGGCGGCCAATATAAATGTTTGATGAGTGAATGACTTCCATCTGGGACTTGGTAGCAAATAAAGCTGAGCTGCGTCCTAGGGAGGGGTGGAGACTTTGCCCCTGCTTGCCTTGAAGCCAGCTGGGCCTTGCCCCTAGGATACCTCCGCCCAGCAATTGGAGGCAAGGGGCGAGGCCTGGGGCTCTCCGGGAGGTCATGGGCATTAGGTCACTTGGAGTTTGTGTGCTTGTGTTCATCCGAGGCCTGGCAGAGGGAGGCCCCTGGCTACCCACCTCTGTGCCCAGGTTCGCCACGGCTGGTTTCTGCGGGTGttccctgggctctgccctgcacgGGCCCCACCTCCCCCGCCGGCCCTCGCccttgccccagccccagccccaggggcggcctctccctgcttccctcctgacatcctccctgttgcccaggcccgCAGCCCGCGTCTCGCCGCCATGGCCTCGCCGCAGCTCTTCCGGGCGCTGGTTTCGGCGCAGTGGGTGGCCGAGGCGCTGCGGGCCCCTCGCGCTGGGCAGCCCGTGCAGCTGCTGGATGCCTCCTGGTACCTGCCGAAACTGGGGCGCGACGCGCGACGCGAGTTCGAGGAGCGCCACATCCCAGGCGCCGCCTTCTTCGACATCGACCAGTGCAGCGACCGCACCTCGCCCTACGACCACATGCTGCCCCGCGCCGAGAACTTCGCGGAGTACGCGGGCCGCCTGGGCGTGGGTGCGGCCACCCACGTCGTGATCTACGACGCCAGCGACCAGGGCCTCTACTCCGCCCCGCGCGTCTGGTGGATGTTCCGCGCCTTCGGCCACCGCGCCGTGTCACTGCTGGACGGCGGCCTCCGCCACTGGCTGCGCCAGGACCTCCCAATCAGCTCCGGCAAGAGCCACCCTGTGCCCGCCGCGTTCACCGCTCAGCTGGACCCCGCCTTCATCAAGACCTATGAGGACATCAAGGAGAACCTGGAATCCCGGCGCTTCCAGGTGGTGGACTGCCGAGCCGCCGGCAGGTTCCGCGGCACTGAGCCGGAGCCCCGAGACGGTAACGCGGGGGAACCGGGCGGGATGTGGCGCGGCCTGCGCCTAGGGCAGTGCCTGGTCTTGAAtcttcctttattatttaaatatatcttgttttcatttcctttccttttttctgtccttcccttcccttccctcctttcccccttttcccttcccttcccttccctcctttcccccttttcccttcccttcccttctttcctcggGGTCtgctctacctcccaggctggagtgaagtggcacaatcgcgcctcattgcaacctcaaccgGGCTCCGGAGACCCTCCCGGCTCAGCCTGACCTTGCCTTTAAAGGCCGCTGCGGGAGGTGGGAAAGGAGATTTGACTTCCACTTGCCTCACTGGCTGTATTTGTTAAGCAGAGCAAGCATACCAGCCCCATCCCCTCCTGTGCTTTGAGCAGTGGCTCTCTCTAGCTCGTTgagaactcccaacttcaggtgatccgcccgccttggcctccaaagtactcgCCCAAGAGCTTGCCCAAGCAGCTCTCACTTGAACACTAGGGATGTGGGGGGTCACTGTGGAATGTGCGGGGGCAGGCCCCAGTGTGAGAGAAAAACCCAGAGGGTTGGTCCTGATCAGGGCTACCCATGCCCCTGAGGATGGGGGAGTGAGGGCGAAGTCAGGGCTGCATAAAACGAAAGGCTCTCCCAGGGGCCAAGACCTGGGGAGCAGAGGGTGGAAGGGGATACTGACCCCAGCACGGCAGAGCCTTCTGCCTGTGGCCTGGATTTCCTCAAGCAAGGCCATGGGAAAGCTCTGTATAATGTGAGGAGGGGTCCCCACAAAGCAGGCTGGTCAGTGGTGACACTGCTGTGAGTCTTTCAAACATCCCGTGTAAGTAGATACTGTCAATCACACAGAGGAGGGAATGGAgccttgcccaaggtctcaaGAAACAGCCCAGCCGGGATTTAACAGCTGTGAGCAGCCAGGAACGCCCCAGCCCTTTCTTTTGTGCGTTCAAGGGTGCAAGAAACTAGCCACTGTCTCTAGGGAGCTCTCTGAATAGCACTCCCTTGCCTACAGATTGGGTTTGGAGCTGTTTGGGCTCACCATGGTCCAGCATTGTTCTGGGTGGCCCCAGGACAAGGACTGTCCCTGCTGTTCAAGCATCCTGAAGACTAGctcagtacctggcacagagtcCATGTGCCAGAGAGGCTTGGTGAATTCAGAAGGCCCCTGTCACGTGGAATCCTGCAAAGCAATGTTGATGTTACTGGAACGGTAGAAAACAGCTGACATGCAACCATGTTTGAACCTACACAGGTGTCAGTTTCATGTGGTTCTGCCTAATGAGAGCACTACCTTGATCCTGTTGGGCCCTCAATCTCAGCCCCAGGGGTTGAGCCACGAAGGGCAGCTAGCTGGCGGTGCCAGACCCGGGTTCAGACGCCTACCACATTTATGTGGGCTTTGTGACACATGAtgggtcactgt from the Callithrix jacchus isolate 240 chromosome 1, calJac240_pri, whole genome shotgun sequence genome contains:
- the MPST gene encoding 3-mercaptopyruvate sulfurtransferase isoform X2 → MAEPGSREPESRARSPRLAAMASPQLFRALVSAQWVAEALRAPRAGQPVQLLDASWYLPKLGRDARREFEERHIPGAAFFDIDQCSDRTSPYDHMLPRAENFAEYAGRLGVGAATHVVIYDASDQGLYSAPRVWWMFRAFGHRAVSLLDGGLRHWLRQDLPISSGKSHPVPAAFTAQLDPAFIKTYEDIKENLESRRFQVVDCRAAGRFRGTEPEPRDGWSEVAQSRLIATSTGLRRPSRLSLTLPLKAAAGGIEPGHIPGTVNIPFTDFLTQEGLEKSPEDIRHLFQEKNVDLAKPLVATCGSGVTACHAALGAYLCGKPDVPIYDGSWVEWYMRAPPEDVISEGRGKTH
- the MPST gene encoding 3-mercaptopyruvate sulfurtransferase isoform X3; the protein is MASPQLFRALVSAQWVAEALRAPRAGQPVQLLDASWYLPKLGRDARREFEERHIPGAAFFDIDQCSDRTSPYDHMLPRAENFAEYAGRLGVGAATHVVIYDASDQGLYSAPRVWWMFRAFGHRAVSLLDGGLRHWLRQDLPISSGKSHPVPAAFTAQLDPAFIKTYEDIKENLESRRFQVVDCRAAGRFRGTEPEPRDGIEPGHIPGTVNIPFTDFLTQEGLEKSPEDIRHLFQEKNVDLAKPLVATCGSGVTACHAALGAYLCGKPDVPIYDGSWVEWYMRAPPEDVISEGRGKTH
- the MPST gene encoding 3-mercaptopyruvate sulfurtransferase isoform X1, which gives rise to MASPQLFRALVSAQWVAEALRAPRAGQPVQLLDASWYLPKLGRDARREFEERHIPGAAFFDIDQCSDRTSPYDHMLPRAENFAEYAGRLGVGAATHVVIYDASDQGLYSAPRVWWMFRAFGHRAVSLLDGGLRHWLRQDLPISSGKSHPVPAAFTAQLDPAFIKTYEDIKENLESRRFQVVDCRAAGRFRGTEPEPRDGWSEVAQSRLIATSTGLRRPSRLSLTLPLKAAAGGIEPGHIPGTVNIPFTDFLTQEGLEKSPEDIRHLFQEKNVDLAKPLVATCGSGVTACHAALGAYLCGKPDVPIYDGSWVEWYMRAPPEDVISEGRGKTH
- the MPST gene encoding 3-mercaptopyruvate sulfurtransferase isoform X4, whose amino-acid sequence is MAEPGSREPESRARSPRLAAMASPQLFRALVSAQWVAEALRAPRAGQPVQLLDASWYLPKLGRDARREFEERHIPGAAFFDIDQCSDRTSPYDHMLPRAENFAEYAGRLGVGAATHVVIYDASDQGLYSAPRVWWMFRAFGHRAVSLLDGGLRHWLRQDLPISSGKSHPVPAAFTAQLDPAFIKTYEDIKENLESRRFQVVDCRAAGRFRGTEPEPRDGIEPGHIPGTVNIPFTDFLTQEGLEKSPEDIRHLFQEKNVDLAKPLVATCGSGVTACHAALGAYLCGKPDVPIYDGSWVEWYMRAPPEDVISEGRGKTH